In Alnus glutinosa chromosome 7, dhAlnGlut1.1, whole genome shotgun sequence, the sequence CCGCATAAAGAGAAGACATGCGATCATTTCATGTACTATCAACCATTCTCTCTACGTATATTCTACATGTCTTACTTAAAAGCAATTTCATTCTTCACCGCTGCTAACTTCATAGTTTAACtgatttgatgatttgatgGATCTATTTgacattaattataaattatatatatagacatgaTTCCTAATTTTCTTGAGCCGTACGAGGAGAAAACTTCCTTTAGGTTTATAGGGGTATTATTCATCTACATCAATCCTTAATATTGTTTACTTTTCTGAACatgatttgaaatttgaaaagattttaCACGGACGAAACCATGTAGTGCAATTATGTACAATTTACAATGAATATTTTAAGAACCTGGGGTCGTGAAATCCTTACAATCTGCATAATAAACGTTGTTATCACATCTAAACCACCAACATGGTTGGCCTACCTACCCATGAAGTGTGATTAATTAAACCCAATAATGCAATTTACCTTCCAAtcatagattcaattccaaagATCTTGTTTATTGTTCTTTATCCCCTAAATCATTGCGTTGTAAATGCCAAAGAAGCTGGATAATTGGATATCCATTcttggcctctctctctctctctatatatatatatattttactcgATTGCTTCTGCAGACTAATAAACAGGTTCTGAGATTTGAGGACTGTCCGATATATACTGCCTTTCATTGCAATGAAACTCTTGCCATTTTCACATGGCCGAGCTCCCCTAACCATAAACATGCTTATCTGTCCACATTTATCAATTTGAGCCAATATCGTCGATCTAGCATGTTGCAAGTGAAGTCTTGGttctttttgttataatattaattaaacaattagattttttaattttttattggcttatgtttttaaaataagtagttGTTCAGAAATATTTATAATAGTTAGTAGATGGGCTTATCTAATTCTTACAAGCCCATCTACATATATTAATCCTAAAAAAGGCAAGCTACACGGCCTGTTGGATGACAAGTCAAAGTCCAAGCCCATTTAAGAACAACTTGCGAGAAGCCAAAAGTATCTCGAAGATATTAAAACCCGCAATACCCGAATTGTAGGGATCCCGAATAGCCTGGGATCACCCCTCAGAATCAGAGAATCGATTTCCTCCATATTTGAAGTGAACGGTTGATGTCTCCACTATAAATATGCACAAGCCATCAGGTATTCTTCAGTTgctattattgattttttagaGTTGATACAAAATCCTccccaaaaattaatttaagcATCAGAGTGAGATTAGTTGGCATCCCAACAAACTCCTTTGCTAATATTCATTGTTTTATAGGGAATGAAAGAATGAATAACTTTCTAAAAACTTGTGCTACCATATTGAAAACTGTTTTAACAatagtgatttaatatagtaCCAGATTGTCCCCATCCCCAAGGGATAGGTTAATTGGTTGTGGACTACACCTCATGAAGCAGAGGTCACTAATTTGAATATTCACTCcctcctcttgtgtggacatgtcaaaaaatatatatatatatatatagtatcagattagggataaaaaaaaatatataatatcagATTATGGATCTGAGTTCGAATCCTAACACTCACAATTTATCATATCAGGGattctgagtttttttttttttttttttttttttttttttttttttttgggggggggggggtctgaCCGTGGTATACATAAGCATGTGAATGTCCTTTGGAATACATTTCATACATCAAAGTGGTTCAGATGTTTATGTCACTAAGCTACCTAGCTGCTCATGGCCATTACGGGTGGGCACCGATTCCGGCAGCGTCGGAAACTTCTACTTCTGTTGGAGTCGGAACAATTAAAATTCGTAGTTAGAGTTGTTCGGAATAGTTGGAGATAGGCCAGAGATCGAGCGGAGAAGATCATCTAAATTCGTCTTCGTTTGCGTCGTCGTTTAACGAAGATGCAACGAAGAAGAGACGTCTTCACTCTTCGTTTGCACGAGGAAGACAAAGTGGTGATTTAttggaatgaaaaaaaataataataataaataaatccttGCATCATCAATCTCAATGGTTGTGGCGTAGTGgtggagagagaaatgaatgaACCATGGGAGCAATGGATTTAGAGTTTGCAACGGGGAAGTAATAAATTTCTAGGGTTCAAAACcacacaatttttctttttctttctttttaaaaaaaatatatatatagatatatatcaCTAAACATTAAACGAcgacattttttaattatatttttaaaattataaaatataatctaGAAGAtcttaaatcaattaaaaattagAACGACTAAACCCCTACTTCGCCTTCCCCTATCATTGAAAGCCGATCCGCACAAGTTGAAACCTTGTCCGTAGCTAGACCAAATACCGGTAATAAGCACACCCTAAATTGGCCATTCGGCAACATTGATATGAAAATTGGTTAGGATTATAAcattgttaataaaataattataagataaaaatgtgattctaATATTACGTATATATACAATAAGTAACCGTTAAAAGTCTTTTTTGCCGGCATGCCCCACTTCTCCATTGTCAGCCCAATATGTCAAAGCTACGAAAACAAGTAGCTCATGCATGTTGTACCTTTGAATTTATCTGCATGTCATGCTCTCAACTATTGTTTTGACATCACGAATGGTAAACAAAACTTTAACTTCAAGTTTCAACATCTCTCCAGCCactgttttcaaaaaaattgataagacaTCTTTAGGATTGAAAACCAAATGAAGGGTTGTGTCATTTGGAATATTTAGTGAGGATAGGATCCTATCATCTTCAAGAACTTTTCCATTGTGGACAACAGAGTACTGATCCGATTGAATCCCCTCCTTGGCTTgaatgattgatttgatattttgaatAGTATCAAAAGACCTTACTTCAATTGCAATGATTTTCTTATCCGAAGGAGTTTTAACATTTACTCTCATTCCAAATACATTCTGAACAAAAAGGTAGACAGTGGAGCCCTGCTGAATACCATAATCAACTAGCCTCCGATCATTCATCAGCCAATTACCAACGAAAAAGAGCTCCTGAAGATTCTCAGAAATGCCTGCCTTCTCACTTAACAATGCTTTGAGATTGAGAATTGTCTCATTTCTTTTAACTTTCAAGGCTACTGTGTTTATGATCTTCGTGTATAAACATATCTGAGGCAAAAAGTAGAATAATTTACTTGAGAGCAGTCAAAACTCGTTAAACAATAGAATATATTCTTGGACAAACAAAATGACACTAAAGTATGAGCATCTATCACAAATCCAAGCATCAATTTATGCAAACATATGCAAATGCAAGAAAGCAAACGCCTAATACACAATAGGGTGTAAAGGTAACGCCTTTATTTCCTTCCGCTTAATTTCTTCTCACAATTTAGTATACGACGGACCCACTGTTAAAATTGTTGCTCTTTTAGTGGACTATTTGTCTTCCTAACATGTCAGAAACGTTTGAAACCATTTTCTcctatttttcctaaattttactCTTTTTCCACCATCCAAAATCTTCacagagaaacaaaaataaaacaatttcgATTCATTTCTgtcaaagaaaacataaataaaattgcTCCTCCGAGTCTCAAAAATCCATGCAGTTCAAGAATCATAAAAATGGAATAAAGACTGGATTTCAgacaggaaaaaagaagaagatgataatAAAGGGACCTCTTCCTCAGTGTGGCTCGACGGGGAACTGGGATTGCGATTTGTCAGTGCCATAGCAACGCAAAGCAAAAttggataaaaagaaaacctaaaaaGGCCCTAGATTTTGTATCTGATGACGAACTTGACCAGTGCTCTACGGCCTATATGTAGACTGGTTTTTTGATGGGAATCCGATCAAAGGTTTAGAAAACAACAATCTAATAAATGTGGGAAGAAGCAGATTGGCGCCGCCTGGGAAAAGTGAGTGCATTCACTCTCTCATTCGATTTCTAGTTACCGCCGCTTGGGAAACAACAGACGGCATTGAAGTCGGGAGAGCGAGGGAGACAGAGAGGCGCGCGCGGTGAAACGGTTGATATGCCTGTCAGATTAGCGCATCAGGCCTACGGCCTTTTCAAAATACATGACCAGTAAATCATGGGCCAAAATTATTGGGCCGGGGATTTTTCAGATTCAGTCATTGGGCCTGTATGTAGGCTGTGGAAAAAGCGAAAGGACCATTTAGACCCGTTATTACAACTAGGCTAAACAAGAACCAAGAAGCTAGTTAGCTCACCACTTTAACCTTTTTGTCTGCATATGAGTCTGTCCTTGGACTTAAAAGAATCATCTAAAAGGTGATTACAACTACaaatacatattttattttaattatgatCACAATGGGGTAGCAAAAAAGTCTAACCTTGTGATAATTAGAATTTGTTATATGTCTAATcatcaaaataaatatgaaaataaattgaCACAACCACATTAATATGTTGGGATAGTTATAGGATAAGAATTtgatttttagtattatttattttaggatTGTTCAGGCAATTAAACTTGAATATTTAACAATAATTGGAATGTGGGACTTGATAATAGAGCTTCCCATGTCAAATTTAGGATAGAAGGCACTCGATCCTACTTAATTAGTTTAATCACTTGGCGACATTTagaacacaagaatttttttgaaaaaaaaaatgaggaaaatttagaatgaaaaaaaataaaaaataaaaaaaaatccttacaCCATTAATCTCACCATAATCGGAATCCTTTTAGAATTTAAAACTAAACCTTTACTCCGTCTTTACTTGTCGTTGAAAGTTAATCCACACAGGTCGAAACCATGTTGGTAGACAGAATAAGGATAAAAATACTGATATGAAAGTTGATTCACGCCtacattgtaaaataattatgagataaaaatgtaatttttttattcatatacaATAAGTAACCATAAAGTCTTTTTTGTCGGCTTGACATCTTCTCCATATCTCAGCCCATTATGTCAAAGAGATATGCTAACTGTCCAACAATTTTACAAAACAATTGCAAAACAATGCTGATATGTtcagcatttatttatttatttattaaaataaatgatgaacatattaatattgttttgcaattgttgtataaaaattgtgcaAATAATATATCTCTATGTCAAAAAAGTTAACAAAACACCAATTTCATGTATGTTtcatacaactttttttttttttggtttcgtACAACTTGATTAGCTGTAatt encodes:
- the LOC133872483 gene encoding uncharacterized protein LOC133872483; the encoded protein is MALTNRNPSSPSSHTEEEICLYTKIINTVALKVKRNETILNLKALLSEKAGISENLQELFFVGNWLMNDRRLVDYGIQQGSTVYLFVQNVFGMRVNVKTPSDKKIIAIEVRSFDTIQNIKSIIQAKEGIQSDQYSVVHNGKVLEDDRILSSLNIPNDTTLHLVFNPKDVLSIFLKTVAGEMLKLEVKVLFTIRDVKTIVESMTCR